One Methanococcus aeolicus Nankai-3 DNA segment encodes these proteins:
- a CDS encoding response regulator transcription factor: MVKILVVEDNDDILNLIKIILELNNYEIVMASGGHEALNLLKNMQELPDLILLDIMMPEISGWDVLDIMKSNKNWKKIPVIILTALAQEKDIKIGKEKQVDGYITKPFEKKYLLEQVNELILKMQKGNK; the protein is encoded by the coding sequence ATGGTCAAAATACTTGTAGTTGAGGATAATGATGACATACTAAATCTTATAAAAATTATACTTGAATTAAATAATTATGAAATTGTTATGGCGTCAGGCGGGCATGAAGCCTTGAATTTATTAAAAAATATGCAAGAATTACCTGATTTAATATTGTTGGATATAATGATGCCAGAAATTAGTGGATGGGATGTATTGGATATTATGAAATCGAATAAAAATTGGAAAAAAATACCAGTTATAATTTTAACGGCATTGGCACAAGAAAAAGATATTAAAATAGGAAAGGAAAAACAAGTTGATGGATATATAACTAAACCTTTTGAAAAAAAATATCTTTTGGAACAAGTAAATGAGTTAATATTAAAAATGCAAAAGGGCAATAAATAG